The Streptomyces sp. 11x1 genomic sequence AGGATCCGCGCGAGGTCGGCCGCCGCCCAGCGCACCGAGTCGGCGCCCATCCGCACCGGCAGCGTGCCCAGCGCGGCGTCGGCCTCCAGCGTCAGCACCGGGTCGTGCCGGTAGTGGTTGAACGTCCGGCCCAGCAGCGCGGCCATCGTCGACTTCCCGACGCCGCCCCGGATGGACGTCACCGCGATCACCCGCCCGGTGGTCACCGGTTGCTGCAACTCCCGCGCGATCCGCGTCTCCTCGGCGACGTCCTGCGCGGCCGACCCGGCCAGCTTCCGAAGGGACCGCCCCGTCCGCCGGGCCACGGACTCCCCGTGCTGAGGCCGCCCGAGCGCATGCGCCAGCCGAGGATCGATGGTGGGCACGGAATCGGGGGCGTGCAGGGGGGTCTGCGGGGTGTGAGGGGTCCGGGGGGCAGGGGAGCCCCCGGGTGCGGTGTGCTCTCCGGGCGCGGGGGAGGTCCCGGGGATCGGGTAGGGGTCTTCGGCGGGGCGCCGGGCCCCGGCGGGTTCGGCTGCGAAGCGAGGCTGACTGCCGGGTTGTCCGGACCCGGCCGATACACCGGGACGGCCCGGCCCGGCCACTCCACCGGGCAGCCCTGGTCCAGCCGCGTCACCGGCCCACCCACCGGGCGCGCCTGCCGACGACGGGGCAGCCGCCAGGGGGAGCCCGGTCCGAGGATCCACCGTGAGGGCGTGCGGCACCGCCGGCCCTACGCCGGGCGGTTGCGCGCCGGACGTGAGCTCCACCGGCGGTTGCCCGAAGGGTGCTGCCTGCACCGGCGGCTGCGCTCCGGGCACGGCCTGCACCGGCGGTTGCGCGGCCGGCATGCCCTGGGCGGGCGCCTCGGGCCCCTCAGGCCTGCCCACAGGCATGCCGCCCTCCGGCGTGCCCGGCGTGCCCGCTGTGCTCGGCTGTTCCGGAGGCTCCGGAGGTCCCGCCGGCTCCGACGGTACCGAGCGCACCAACCTCAGCGTCGGCTCGGCCCGGCGGGTCGGTGGGTGTGGTGGCTCGGGGGTTGCCTGGTCGCCCCCGTCGACCGCTTCCTCTCGGCCCAGCTCGCGCAGCACATCCCGCTGCCAGTCCCCTGCCTGCGCCATGTGCGGCCCCCAGCTCCTAAGCGAACGTGTCGAGCAGTCGTCCGTACACGCCGAACACCCCGATGAGCAGCGGGAACAGGGCGATGACGCCGATCGATTCGAGGGTGTCGCCGAAGCGCCGGAGCCGTACGCGGACGTGCTCGGCGGGCTGCACGGCGAGCACCAGCAGCGGCAGGGCGGCGAGCAGGACGAGGACGGCGAGCGGACCGGCCGCCTCGCCGGAGTGGTCCAGCCACGCCGACACCAGCCGCACGGCGAGCACGGCCGCCGCACCGAGCAGCACCACGACCTCGACGACCAGCGGGAACGCCCGTGCGCGCAACGCGAGGACGACCATGGTGACGACGGCCAGCAGCACGGTCCACTTGGTGGGCGCCCGCAGCGCGAAAACTCCGGCGGCGGTCGCCGACACGGCCATCGTGACCGTCGCCAGCGCCAGCCCCCGGTGCGTGGCGGTGAGGGCCGCCGACACCTGGAAGCGGCTCACGGACGCACCCCCGGAGCGCCGGTCGTCGAGCCCGGAGAGCCCCGACGCCATCAGCGCCATTCTGGGCAGCAGCCCGAGCACGACCACGGAGACCACGGCCAGCACGGCCCCCACCTCGGCCTGCTCCGGCACCGACGACGACACCGTCCCCGACACCGCGACGGCGACCCCCAGCCAGCACACCGAGACCCCGGCCAGCGCCCCCGCCCCGACCAGCCCGCCCCGCCCGAGCGGCGTGAACGGCCCGAGCAGCGCGAGCGTGCCGACCCCGGTGGCAGCCATGGCCGCGACCTGCGGCATCCCGGTCCACCGCTCCGCCTCCGCCCACGTCGACGCACCCAGCAGCCCCAGCGCACCGGCCGTCACGATCAGCGTCGTGGCGAGCCCCCGCTTCCCCGCCCGCCCCAGCAGCGCGCCCGCGAGCGCCACCACCAGCGCAACAGCGAGGAGCGTGCCGGCGACGACCCCGGGCTCGTACGCGTCCCGTGCGAACAGTCCGGCGGCGACGGCCCAGCCGACCGTGGCGAGCCCGGCGGTGATCCGGCGTGTGGCCGGCCCCCAGCGCAGGCCCCGGGCATCGAGATCTTCGGCGGCCTCGTCCGTGACGTCGTGCACGACGGGCGCCGACGGCGCGTCCTCGGCCCGGACGAGCCGCAGTACCGCGCCGTCCGGTATTCCGGCCGTCTCCAGGGTGCTGTCGTGCGCCAGCGCCGATCCGTCCGCCGTGACGAGATGCCGCAACTCGGGCCGCTCGCCCACCCGGTCGTCGAGCAGCCGCATGATCTCCGGCAGCAGCAGCCCGACCGGCTCCCGCGACGGCAGCACGAGGTCCACCCGCCGCCGCTCACCGACCAGCGTGACCCGGCTGAGCGCCGTCCGCGCACCACCCGTGACCTGCCCCAACGTCCCCGTAGCCATCACGTGATCGAACCTATCACCGGGTGGATTTGCCGGTCGGGGCTGTGGAAAACCCTGTGGAAAACGTGGAGGACGGGGTG encodes the following:
- the eccD gene encoding type VII secretion integral membrane protein EccD, whose protein sequence is MATGTLGQVTGGARTALSRVTLVGERRRVDLVLPSREPVGLLLPEIMRLLDDRVGERPELRHLVTADGSALAHDSTLETAGIPDGAVLRLVRAEDAPSAPVVHDVTDEAAEDLDARGLRWGPATRRITAGLATVGWAVAAGLFARDAYEPGVVAGTLLAVALVVALAGALLGRAGKRGLATTLIVTAGALGLLGASTWAEAERWTGMPQVAAMAATGVGTLALLGPFTPLGRGGLVGAGALAGVSVCWLGVAVAVSGTVSSSVPEQAEVGAVLAVVSVVVLGLLPRMALMASGLSGLDDRRSGGASVSRFQVSAALTATHRGLALATVTMAVSATAAGVFALRAPTKWTVLLAVVTMVVLALRARAFPLVVEVVVLLGAAAVLAVRLVSAWLDHSGEAAGPLAVLVLLAALPLLVLAVQPAEHVRVRLRRFGDTLESIGVIALFPLLIGVFGVYGRLLDTFA